The Pyxidicoccus sp. MSG2 DNA segment GCTGGGCCACTACGACCTGGACCAGCTTCCCAGCGGCGTGGCGAAGCTGGAGATGACCATCAACGTCTCGTCGCACAGCGCTTCCGGCGGTGACGCCACCGCCACCTACGTGTGGAAGCTGGACGTGCCCTCCGAGTGGAAGCTGGGCGCTGGCGAGACGTGGGAGGGCGCCACCCAGGAGGAGCGCCCCGAAGAGGAGATCGACCCGGACAAGTCGGCGAAGAACCAGTAGCCCCCCGGGAGGAGCGGCGCGGGATGCTGCCCGCGCCTACTCCACCACGGTGAAGTGCGACGCCAGCCGGTACGAGGACAGCGTGCCGGCGTCGTCGAGGAAGTAGAGGTTGAGGCGCACGTCCGCCTGGAGCGCGACGAGCCCCACGCCCACCCGGACCTCCGCGAGCACCTGGCCGCCGCGAGGGTCCACCGCCCGCACCCGCTCGCCCGGCACCAGCGTCACGCCCCGCGCGGTGCGGGCCGGGAGCGCGCGGATGAGCGGCTCGCCCGCGGCGCCCACGCGCCAGTCCACCGTGCCGTTGGCGGCCACGCGCGCGGCGGCCCCGGACGGGCTCGTCACCACCACCGCGCGCGGTAGCGGCGACAGCGCGTAGGGCCCCGGCCCCAGGTTCAGCGGCCGCTCCCAGACGCGCTTGCCCTTGGAGTCCAGGCACAGGAGGACGCCGTCGCGCTCGCGCTCCCCGGCGAGGAACACGCGTGGGCCCACGGGCAGTGGCAGGGAGGGATGGGTGAGGTCCGGCTCGTGTGTCCACACGGTTTCACCGGTGTGCGCGTCCGCGAGCAGCACCGCCCAGTGCGAGCCGCGCCCCAGCATGGACAGGAAGCGCCGGCCCCACGCCACCGGCGGGCAGTGGAAGGGCATGGGCGCGCGCATCCGGTAGCGCACCTGGCCGTCTTCCAAGTCGAGCCCGTAGAGGTAGCCCGAGTCGGTGCCCACCAGCGCGCGGTGGCCCTGGGTGGACAGCCAGCTTCGCTGCGTGCGCGGGGGGGCGAGGCGCCACACCTCGCGGCCGGTGGCCTCGGCGAAGGCGACGACGGTGCGGTCCTCGGAGAGGGTGAGCAGCAGCCCGTCCTTGCGCAGGAGCAGCGGGCCCAGGGGGATGCCGTCGTGGTCATGCAGCCAGCGCGCGCCCGCGCCCCGGCCGGTGAAGCCGTACACGCGCGTCATGTCCGCCGCCACCGCGTGTCCGTCCGCGGACGCCGCCACGCCCAGCGGCGCCGCGCGCTTCCACAGCAGCGTCCCGTCCTTGCGGGAGAAGGCCGACGCGAGCTGCGGCGCGCAGTACACCGGACCGTGCCGGCCCAGGAGCAGCTTCGCCTCCTCGGCGTCCGCCAGCCCGCGCTTCTCCCACAGCTTCTCGAAGCGCAGCCGGCGCAGGCGCCCGGGCACCTTCAGCGGCTTCGACGTGCCGCGTTCCGCACGGGCCTTCCGCTCCCGGGCCGCGCCCTGCGCCTCGGGGGGCTGCACCGCGCCGCGCAGGTGGGACAGGCCCTCGCGGCAGCGCTCCGCCAGCTCCACCAGGTAGGGGTTGCCCACCTGCGTGCGGTCGGACTCCGCGAAGGTGGCGGCCAGGGACTCGCCCAGGTGGAAGAGGGCCCCGGCCAGCGCCTTGGCGTCGAGCGGGAAGGGCGTGCCGGTGCGCCCGGGCTTCGCCTTGCCGGCCTTCAAGTCCAGCACCAGCACCGGCCGCGCGCCCGCGGGGGCCAGCTCGAAGCGCTCCTCGCCCAGCTCCACCGCGCGGGCCAGCTCCACCGCCTGCCGCGACAGCTCCAGCACCGCGAGGAAGGGCGGACCCGGGACGCGCCACGCCTCGGGGCGGCCCGGCAGCGCTAGCCACACCTCGCCCCCGGCCAGCAGCGGCGCCAGGCTTCCCGAGGTGCCCCGCTCGCTCGCACGGCCGGCGGACACTCCCACGTCGCGCAGCTCGAAGCCGAAGCCGGGCACCTCCTGGGGCTCCACCCGCTTCGTGGAGGGCTTCGCACGCGCCTCCTCGGGAGGGCGGGCGGGGCGGCGAAGGACCTTCAGCGGCTCCCCCAGCGCCTGGGAGAGCGCCTGGGAGAGCGCCTTCGGGGCCACCCGGGTGACGTCCGCGAGGAAGCGCTCGGCGCCCTCCCGGACGGCCACCGCCAGCTCGTCCACCTCCACGCGCACCGGTGGCCGCAGCAGCCGGGCGGGGCGGGCGAGGCTCGCCACGAGCAATTCCACCTCCGGTCCTACCCGGCGCAGCACCAGTTCCAGGTGGGCTTCCGGCAGGGAAACCTGGGCCAGCCGCTGTCGCCCCCCATAAATGGCCGCAACTGAGCGCACCAGCGCGGGCACCACTTCTGCTAGAGACTCCTCCACGGCCCCGGACAGCAGGTCCACCCCGTCCAATTCCAGTGCGATGGAATCGAGCGGGGAAGTCGCGGGTTCGCGTTTCCAACGCTGTCCGATGCGTATGCGGGTCATCTTCTGCGGGTCATCTTCCGTTCGTTGACAAGCCAGTTTAGCGATGGCTAGCATCCGCCACCCATACGGACCTACATTTTTGTAACCGTTCGGAATTCTTGGGGAATACTCGATGACATTCTACGAGGCCGCGCTCCGTGTCCTGGAGAGCGAAGGTCGTCCCCTC contains these protein-coding regions:
- a CDS encoding PQQ-binding-like beta-propeller repeat protein, yielding MTRIRIGQRWKREPATSPLDSIALELDGVDLLSGAVEESLAEVVPALVRSVAAIYGGRQRLAQVSLPEAHLELVLRRVGPEVELLVASLARPARLLRPPVRVEVDELAVAVREGAERFLADVTRVAPKALSQALSQALGEPLKVLRRPARPPEEARAKPSTKRVEPQEVPGFGFELRDVGVSAGRASERGTSGSLAPLLAGGEVWLALPGRPEAWRVPGPPFLAVLELSRQAVELARAVELGEERFELAPAGARPVLVLDLKAGKAKPGRTGTPFPLDAKALAGALFHLGESLAATFAESDRTQVGNPYLVELAERCREGLSHLRGAVQPPEAQGAARERKARAERGTSKPLKVPGRLRRLRFEKLWEKRGLADAEEAKLLLGRHGPVYCAPQLASAFSRKDGTLLWKRAAPLGVAASADGHAVAADMTRVYGFTGRGAGARWLHDHDGIPLGPLLLRKDGLLLTLSEDRTVVAFAEATGREVWRLAPPRTQRSWLSTQGHRALVGTDSGYLYGLDLEDGQVRYRMRAPMPFHCPPVAWGRRFLSMLGRGSHWAVLLADAHTGETVWTHEPDLTHPSLPLPVGPRVFLAGERERDGVLLCLDSKGKRVWERPLNLGPGPYALSPLPRAVVVTSPSGAAARVAANGTVDWRVGAAGEPLIRALPARTARGVTLVPGERVRAVDPRGGQVLAEVRVGVGLVALQADVRLNLYFLDDAGTLSSYRLASHFTVVE